In Artemia franciscana unplaced genomic scaffold, ASM3288406v1 PGA_scaffold_171, whole genome shotgun sequence, one DNA window encodes the following:
- the LOC136041369 gene encoding zinc finger protein 235-like: MAQLIIASEYTSVKKEIDDPLPGESEKPIHIPNQFLSPKREDIPLPTIPSISSPCKFEYEIQESGPTGSDIKGHLSLGASKNSSSSGFSDLFALESKVKGLKKEITCSKSRLHSKKYRKLKIHQRTHKGDKPFKCDVCYKTFSQAANLNSHQRVHTGEKPFKCNVCDRTFSQAGNLNTHQIVHTGKKLFKCDVCDQTFSKAANLNTHQRVHTGQKSFRCDVCDKTFSLAQNLNTHKRVHTGEKPLKCDVCDKTFSQASNLNTHQRVHTGEKPFKCDVCEKCFSQQVSLNKHKRLHGGGKPSK; this comes from the exons ATGGCTCAACTCATCATAGCTTCTGAGTATACTTCCGTTAAAAAAG aaattGATGATCCTTTACCAGGTGAAAGTGAAAAGCCAATCCACATTCCAAACCAATTTTTGTCTCCGAAACGTGAAGATATTCCTTTGCCCACTATACCCAGCATTTCAAGTCCTTGTAAATTTGAATATGAAATCCAGGAATCAGGACCCACAGGTTCTGATATCAAAG gtcACTTGTCACTAGGTGCTTCAAAGAATTCATCTTCCAGTGGTTTCTCAGATTTATTTGCTTTGGAATCTAAAGtaaaaggcttaaaaaaagagataacaTGTTCGAAAAGTCGCCTTCACAGTAAAAAgtatagaaaattgaaaatacatcaaaGAACACATAAAGGGGATAAGCCATTTAAATGTGATGTATGTTACAAGACTTTTTCTCAAGCAGCAAATTTGAACTCGCATCAAAGAGTGCATACgggtgaaaaaccgtttaaatgtaaCGTATGTGACCGAACTTTTTCTCAAGCGGGAAATTTGAACACGCATCAAATAGTGCATACgggtaaaaaactttttaaatgtgatgtatgtgaCCAGACCTTTTCTAAAGCAGCCAATTTGAACACGCATCAAAGAGTGCATACAGGTCAGAAATCGTTTAGATGTGATGTGTGTGACAAAACCTTTTCTCTAGCACAAAATTTAAACACGCACAAAAGAGTGCATACGGGTGAAAAACCGCTTAAATGTGATGTGTGTGACAAGACCTTTTCTCAAGCATCAAATTTGAACACGCATCAAAGAGTGCATACGGGTGAGAAACCATTCAAATGTGATGTATGTGAGAAATGTTTTTCTCAACAGGTGTCTTTGAACAAGCATAAAAGACTGCATGGAGGTGGTAAACCTTCTAAATGA